A stretch of Anaeromyxobacter dehalogenans 2CP-1 DNA encodes these proteins:
- a CDS encoding ParB N-terminal domain-containing protein produces MELEPRTAAPAHATGAVEFVPLSALALDATFRVREEADVSALAASIGRLGQLVPVELRPLPGAGTEGPRFQVVAGFRRIAALRMLMRGRVLARLHTTLDDDDAWGLALGQALLTEPLDRDGLRLLRERLEQTGVAPWAEELLDDALVRAPVEPELRERFFEFLTAGPAAEAAGPAPDDDGGLEPEPAPHHLEAVAAPAASPEPGEGGAAAEAEAGAEEVTPEELVADVAARLYQVNSDLAVAFESWRELPADGRRAVLEQVRWMAELLPHLERREDEP; encoded by the coding sequence GTGGAGCTCGAACCGCGCACCGCGGCGCCCGCCCATGCGACGGGCGCCGTCGAGTTCGTACCGCTCTCGGCGCTCGCGCTGGACGCAACGTTCCGCGTCCGCGAGGAGGCCGACGTCTCGGCCCTGGCCGCGTCGATCGGCCGCCTCGGGCAGCTCGTGCCCGTCGAGCTGCGGCCGCTGCCCGGCGCCGGCACCGAGGGGCCGCGGTTCCAGGTGGTGGCCGGGTTCCGGCGCATCGCCGCGCTGCGCATGCTGATGCGCGGCCGGGTGCTGGCGCGGCTGCACACGACGCTCGACGACGACGACGCGTGGGGCCTCGCGCTCGGCCAGGCGCTCCTCACCGAGCCGCTCGACCGCGACGGCCTGCGCCTGCTGCGCGAGCGGCTGGAGCAGACCGGCGTCGCGCCCTGGGCCGAGGAGCTGCTCGACGACGCGCTGGTGCGCGCGCCGGTGGAGCCCGAGCTGCGCGAGCGATTCTTCGAGTTCCTCACCGCCGGGCCCGCCGCCGAGGCGGCCGGGCCCGCCCCCGACGACGACGGCGGCCTCGAGCCGGAGCCGGCGCCGCACCACCTCGAGGCGGTCGCCGCGCCCGCGGCCTCGCCCGAGCCCGGTGAGGGAGGGGCGGCCGCCGAGGCCGAGGCCGGGGCGGAGGAGGTCACCCCCGAGGAGCTCGTTGCGGACGTGGCCGCGCGGCTGTACCAGGTGAACTCGGACCTGGCGGTGGCGTTCGAGTCCTGGCGCGAGCTGCCGGCCGACGGCCGCCGCGCGGTGCTCGAGCAGGTCCGCTGGATGGCCGAGCTGCTCCCCCACCTCGAGCGCAGGGAGGACGAACCATGA
- a CDS encoding bactofilin family protein, giving the protein MATTDGSTIIGESILISGSLNGDEDLTVRGRVEGTLTLTKTLVVEPTGTVKAEVQVRNCVIAGAVVGNVTATESVEITREGRMIGDIQAPRVIIVDGASFRGRIDMGEVEIEAEPEARAARAVAAAPARPALRPAPRPAMPAPRPEIRKVEEPSAPKPPAPPAPVAMGAVKRKVIVKRK; this is encoded by the coding sequence GTGGCGACCACTGACGGCAGCACCATCATCGGCGAGTCGATCCTCATCAGCGGTTCCCTCAACGGCGACGAGGACCTGACGGTCCGCGGCCGCGTCGAGGGGACGCTGACCCTCACCAAGACCCTGGTGGTGGAGCCCACCGGCACGGTCAAGGCCGAGGTCCAGGTCCGCAACTGCGTGATCGCGGGCGCGGTGGTCGGCAACGTGACCGCCACCGAGTCGGTCGAGATCACCCGGGAAGGCCGGATGATCGGCGACATCCAGGCGCCCCGCGTCATCATCGTGGACGGCGCCAGCTTCCGCGGCCGCATCGACATGGGCGAGGTGGAGATCGAGGCCGAGCCCGAGGCCCGCGCCGCCCGCGCGGTCGCGGCGGCCCCGGCCCGTCCCGCGCTGCGCCCCGCGCCGCGCCCGGCCATGCCGGCCCCGCGGCCCGAGATCCGCAAGGTGGAGGAGCCGTCCGCTCCGAAGCCGCCCGCTCCGCCGGCGCCGGTCGCCATGGGCGCGGTGAAGCGCAAGGTGATCGTCAAGCGGAAGTAG
- a CDS encoding bactofilin family protein gives MAGIEKVPASRAGAHTVIGSSIVIDGEISGDEDLVIQGTVKGRISLRESLFVESSGVIEADIETANVEVSGQVTGNINASDKVELKADCKVVGDIRAPRILIADGALFKGNVDMEVRETKGK, from the coding sequence ATGGCTGGCATCGAGAAGGTCCCGGCGTCGCGCGCCGGCGCGCACACGGTCATCGGAAGCTCGATCGTCATCGACGGCGAGATCTCGGGCGACGAGGACCTGGTGATCCAGGGCACCGTCAAGGGCCGCATCAGCCTGCGAGAGAGCCTCTTCGTCGAGTCGTCGGGCGTCATCGAGGCGGACATCGAGACGGCGAACGTCGAGGTGTCGGGCCAGGTGACGGGCAACATCAACGCGAGCGACAAGGTCGAGCTGAAGGCCGATTGCAAGGTGGTCGGCGACATTCGCGCGCCGCGCATCCTGATCGCCGATGGCGCCCTGTTCAAGGGCAACGTGGACATGGAAGTCCGTGAGACGAAGGGGAAGTGA
- a CDS encoding alpha/beta hydrolase, giving the protein MPLPSFPSDAEARHEEGFINSADHLRLYWQRFTPPAPRATVAVLHGGGDHCGRYAGITAALVRAGFQVALLDFRGHGQSDGRRWHVDAFADYLADLDALVAKLAQDGVAGERLFVLAHSQGALIATLWGLSRGRHVTGFVLTSPFYALATRAPLAKLLAARTLGRLVPWLPISSGLDPVDLTSDPDLQRWTARDPLYGRVTTPRWFEEARRAQAEVARRAGEWTAPLLVLAAGADRVVGLDATRAFVSAARSDDKRLEVYAGFRHEVLNEAERARPIAEAVAWLSARAPR; this is encoded by the coding sequence ATGCCGCTCCCCTCCTTCCCGTCCGACGCCGAGGCGAGGCACGAGGAAGGGTTCATCAACTCGGCCGATCACCTGCGCCTGTACTGGCAGCGCTTCACGCCGCCGGCGCCGCGCGCCACGGTGGCGGTGCTGCACGGCGGGGGCGATCACTGCGGCCGCTACGCCGGGATCACCGCCGCGCTGGTGCGCGCCGGCTTCCAGGTGGCGCTGCTCGACTTCCGCGGCCACGGCCAGTCCGACGGCCGGCGCTGGCACGTGGACGCGTTCGCCGACTACCTCGCCGACCTCGACGCGCTCGTGGCCAAGCTCGCGCAGGACGGCGTCGCCGGCGAGCGGCTGTTCGTGCTGGCGCACAGCCAGGGCGCCTTGATCGCGACGCTGTGGGGGTTGAGCCGGGGGCGGCACGTGACCGGGTTCGTGCTCACCTCGCCGTTCTACGCGCTCGCCACCCGGGCGCCGCTCGCGAAGCTCCTCGCGGCCCGCACCCTGGGCCGGCTCGTGCCCTGGCTGCCCATCTCCTCCGGCCTCGATCCCGTCGACCTCACCTCGGATCCGGACCTGCAGCGCTGGACCGCCCGCGACCCGCTCTACGGGCGCGTGACGACGCCGCGCTGGTTCGAGGAGGCGCGGCGCGCGCAGGCCGAGGTGGCGCGGCGGGCGGGCGAGTGGACGGCGCCGCTGCTCGTGCTCGCGGCCGGGGCGGACCGCGTGGTGGGGCTCGACGCGACGCGCGCCTTCGTCTCCGCGGCGCGCAGCGACGACAAGCGGCTCGAGGTGTACGCGGGGTTCCGACACGAGGTGCTGAACGAGGCCGAGCGCGCCCGCCCGATCGCCGAGGCGGTCGCCTGGCTCTCGGCACGCGCGCCGCGTTGA
- a CDS encoding ribonuclease E — translation MRPLAFPLAAALLATLGAGCAGARPAAAAGQGTPTPAARFVSPRAIAHYLEARRARGAGDDAGAVAALRRAVAYDEASPELHASLAEALARAGQEELAEGEARRAVALAAGGPAASQAHLLLADLAAGRGERERELEELRRAIRVEEALGRAGERPDPEPWRRLVDAYLEAGDEVAAERVRAWARTAGAP, via the coding sequence ATGCGTCCGCTCGCCTTCCCGCTCGCCGCCGCGCTCCTCGCCACCCTCGGCGCCGGGTGCGCCGGCGCGCGTCCCGCGGCCGCCGCCGGCCAGGGCACGCCGACGCCCGCCGCGCGGTTCGTCTCCCCGCGCGCCATCGCGCACTACCTCGAGGCCCGCCGCGCGCGCGGCGCCGGCGACGATGCCGGCGCGGTGGCGGCGCTCCGGCGCGCGGTCGCCTACGACGAGGCCAGCCCGGAGCTGCACGCCTCGCTGGCGGAGGCGCTCGCCCGGGCCGGGCAGGAGGAGCTGGCCGAGGGCGAGGCCCGGCGCGCGGTGGCGCTCGCCGCGGGCGGTCCGGCGGCCTCGCAGGCGCACCTGCTGCTCGCCGACCTCGCCGCCGGCCGCGGGGAGCGCGAGCGCGAGCTCGAGGAGCTGCGCAGGGCCATCCGGGTCGAGGAGGCGCTCGGGCGCGCCGGCGAGCGGCCGGATCCGGAGCCCTGGCGCCGGCTGGTGGACGCGTACCTGGAGGCGGGCGACGAGGTCGCGGCCGAGCGCGTGCGGGCCTGGGCCCGGACCGCGGGCGCGCCTTGA
- a CDS encoding MerR family transcriptional regulator produces MPGFYTTFEAARLLGVSLPTVVNWIEARRLKAHRTPGGHRRIAREELAAFMLRHGMPVPEELSGAAPARRKVLVVAEPGPAREGTARQLAVAGYAVEQAAPGFAAGAAAARFAPDAVVLHATGPDGGETLRAFQADRELTGVPVVAVAHVDWGEPLREAGCAAAVTRPLVDGALPAAVDAALRAGGPAPLKARSGRRPRVRRADDPD; encoded by the coding sequence ATGCCCGGCTTCTACACGACGTTCGAGGCGGCCCGGCTCCTCGGCGTCTCGCTGCCCACGGTGGTGAACTGGATCGAGGCCCGGCGCCTGAAGGCGCACCGGACGCCCGGCGGCCACCGGCGCATCGCGCGCGAGGAGCTGGCCGCGTTCATGCTCCGGCACGGGATGCCGGTGCCCGAGGAGCTGTCCGGCGCGGCGCCGGCGCGCCGCAAGGTGCTGGTGGTGGCGGAGCCCGGCCCGGCGCGCGAGGGGACGGCGCGCCAGCTCGCGGTGGCCGGGTACGCGGTGGAGCAGGCCGCCCCGGGGTTCGCGGCCGGGGCCGCGGCGGCGCGCTTCGCGCCGGACGCGGTGGTGCTGCATGCGACAGGGCCGGACGGGGGCGAGACGCTGCGCGCGTTCCAGGCGGACCGCGAGCTGACCGGCGTACCGGTGGTGGCCGTCGCCCACGTCGACTGGGGCGAGCCGCTCCGCGAGGCCGGCTGCGCCGCGGCGGTGACGCGGCCGCTCGTCGACGGCGCGCTCCCCGCCGCGGTGGACGCGGCGCTCCGCGCCGGCGGGCCGGCGCCGCTGAAGGCGCGCAGCGGCCGGCGGCCCCGCGTCAGGCGCGCCGACGACCCGGATTGA
- a CDS encoding carbon-nitrogen hydrolase family protein produces MAAPTYLLGAVQMTSTADRSRNLETAVRLVNEAADLGARLIGLPENFAYMGPEEGRRAGAETLEGPTVRALSEVARRRGVYVLAGSIAEKVDDPGKTANTSVLIADDGRVAAAYRKIHLFDVSIPDGARYAESEVVVPGDKVVIAPTPLGRVGLTVCYDLRFPELYRKLAGLGAEVITIPAAFTLFTGKDHWEVLLRARAIENLAYVMAPAQVGRHSASRQTFGNAMIVDPWGVVLARCPDGEGVCVAPFRRERLEQVRQELPALKHRKL; encoded by the coding sequence ATGGCTGCTCCCACCTACCTGCTCGGCGCGGTGCAGATGACGTCCACCGCGGACCGCTCCCGGAATCTCGAGACCGCGGTCCGGCTGGTGAACGAGGCGGCGGACCTCGGCGCCCGGCTCATCGGCCTGCCCGAGAACTTCGCGTACATGGGGCCCGAGGAGGGCCGCCGGGCCGGTGCCGAGACGCTGGAGGGGCCCACGGTGAGGGCGCTCTCCGAGGTGGCGCGGCGGCGCGGCGTGTACGTGCTGGCCGGGTCGATCGCGGAGAAGGTGGACGACCCGGGCAAGACCGCCAACACGAGCGTGCTCATCGCGGACGACGGCCGGGTGGCGGCCGCGTACCGCAAGATCCACCTGTTCGACGTGTCCATCCCCGACGGCGCGCGCTACGCCGAGTCCGAGGTGGTGGTGCCGGGCGACAAGGTCGTGATCGCGCCCACGCCGCTCGGGCGCGTCGGGCTCACCGTCTGCTACGACCTGCGCTTCCCGGAGCTGTACCGGAAGCTGGCCGGGCTCGGCGCCGAGGTGATCACCATCCCCGCCGCGTTCACGCTGTTCACCGGCAAGGACCACTGGGAGGTCCTGCTCCGCGCGCGCGCCATCGAGAACCTGGCCTACGTGATGGCGCCGGCGCAGGTGGGCCGCCACTCCGCCAGCCGGCAGACGTTCGGCAACGCGATGATCGTGGACCCGTGGGGCGTGGTCCTCGCCCGCTGCCCCGACGGCGAGGGCGTGTGCGTGGCCCCGTTCCGCCGCGAGCGGCTGGAGCAGGTGCGCCAGGAGCTCCCGGCGCTGAAGCACCGGAAGCTCTAG
- a CDS encoding MXAN_2562 family outer membrane beta-barrel protein, with translation MRSATLTLAALAAAALLAAPGPARAQPSPKRGSIELGAGNYTPDVDSGFAKPGPYEQVFGGGKGWMFRAGMGYALYSGVGVLEAGFRSGYFRDAGKGIVDVSGTPVRSGDKTTFNIIPTSLTLTYRFDWMAEQWHVPLAPYARLAAERYNWWVTDGRGKSVESGATNGWSWTAGVALLLDIVDPGSARDLDRETGINHTYLFFDVTQAKVDDFGSKKSWDLSNKDLAMAGGLMFVF, from the coding sequence ATGCGCTCCGCCACCCTGACGCTCGCGGCCCTCGCCGCGGCGGCGCTCCTCGCCGCCCCCGGGCCGGCGCGCGCGCAGCCCTCGCCGAAGCGCGGCTCGATCGAGCTCGGCGCCGGCAACTACACGCCCGACGTGGACTCCGGCTTCGCGAAGCCCGGCCCCTACGAGCAGGTGTTCGGCGGCGGGAAGGGCTGGATGTTCCGCGCCGGCATGGGCTACGCGCTCTACTCCGGCGTCGGCGTCCTCGAGGCCGGGTTCCGCAGCGGCTACTTCCGCGACGCGGGCAAGGGCATCGTGGACGTCTCCGGCACGCCGGTGCGCTCGGGCGACAAGACCACCTTCAACATCATCCCCACCAGCCTCACGCTCACCTACCGCTTCGACTGGATGGCCGAGCAGTGGCACGTGCCGCTCGCGCCGTACGCGCGCCTCGCGGCCGAGCGCTACAACTGGTGGGTGACCGACGGCCGCGGCAAGTCGGTCGAGTCCGGCGCCACCAACGGCTGGTCCTGGACCGCCGGCGTGGCGCTCTTGCTCGACATCGTCGACCCGGGCAGCGCCCGCGATCTCGACCGCGAGACCGGCATCAACCACACCTACCTGTTCTTCGACGTCACGCAGGCGAAGGTGGACGACTTCGGCTCGAAGAAGAGCTGGGACCTGTCGAACAAGGACCTGGCGATGGCCGGGGGCCTGATGTTCGTGTTTTAG
- a CDS encoding fibronectin type III domain-containing protein produces MRRAILAATLLAAPLLAAGQTNPTAGQVLPSKQPEDKYINAAQCIGAADTAPLNLIWQIQVKSGTFETRGRYQIFAATQGAYNTTGTNQGYCAESNDTTNGIQAGQIASLPADDAAVLTPQAFDPVTIVNAVGLQACTAQVKTIYICVHWYDSSGTRRGFAQGSVTLSTAKPATPVNVSVTPGENALNVNWENGTGGAERTEEYQVRATPAGTTDTVPSKRVTGTSLRLGGLTNGVTYDVQVVAYTESGNPSDPSATVSATPVPVSDFWEQYKARGGTDSGGCGAGGTGALAMIGAAALAALRRRKP; encoded by the coding sequence ATGAGACGCGCGATCCTCGCCGCCACACTCCTCGCGGCCCCCTTGCTGGCGGCCGGTCAGACCAACCCGACCGCGGGCCAGGTGCTGCCCAGCAAGCAGCCGGAAGACAAGTACATCAACGCCGCGCAGTGCATCGGCGCTGCCGATACCGCGCCGCTCAACCTCATCTGGCAGATCCAGGTGAAGAGCGGCACGTTCGAGACCCGCGGCCGGTACCAGATCTTCGCCGCCACGCAGGGTGCGTACAACACCACCGGCACGAACCAGGGCTACTGCGCCGAGAGCAACGACACGACGAACGGCATCCAGGCCGGTCAGATCGCGAGCCTCCCCGCCGACGACGCCGCCGTGCTCACGCCCCAGGCGTTCGACCCCGTCACCATCGTGAACGCGGTGGGGCTGCAGGCCTGCACGGCCCAGGTGAAGACCATCTACATCTGCGTGCACTGGTACGACTCGAGCGGCACGCGGCGCGGCTTCGCGCAGGGCTCCGTGACGCTCAGCACCGCGAAGCCCGCCACCCCGGTGAACGTCAGCGTCACGCCGGGCGAGAACGCGCTCAACGTGAACTGGGAGAACGGAACCGGCGGCGCCGAGCGGACCGAGGAGTACCAGGTGCGCGCCACCCCGGCCGGCACCACCGACACCGTACCCTCGAAGCGGGTCACCGGGACCAGCCTGCGCCTCGGCGGGCTCACCAACGGCGTCACCTACGACGTCCAGGTGGTCGCGTACACCGAGTCGGGCAACCCGAGCGATCCCTCCGCCACCGTGAGCGCCACCCCCGTGCCGGTCTCCGACTTCTGGGAGCAGTACAAGGCGCGGGGCGGCACCGACTCCGGCGGCTGCGGCGCGGGCGGCACCGGCGCGCTCGCCATGATCGGCGCCGCCGCGCTCGCGGCGCTCCGCAGGAGGAAGCCGTGA
- a CDS encoding aspartate-semialdehyde dehydrogenase — MSKPISVALVGATGLVGRAVLDALGESSLPLSRLTLLASARSAGTRLEHAGAELPVAAPAEGAFRGVDAAIFCAPAAVAREWAPRAWAEGCAVVDASPAFRLEADVPLVVPEVNGAAVDGFRARGVVASPGGAAAALSVVLAPLHAAAGLDRVVATLLEPAASAGHRALQQLEREAMDLMNGREPEAGVAVPHRLAFNLVPQVGAFLEDGRTDAEDGLATELRKVLGAPGLRVAATALRVPVFYGQAAVVTASTARALPAAAARDLLRRSPGVKVLDAPAEGVYPMPMLAVNDDAVLVGRLRDDRSQERGLELMVVSDELRKGAATNLVQILERLAALL; from the coding sequence ATGTCGAAGCCCATCTCCGTCGCCCTCGTCGGCGCCACCGGCCTGGTCGGCCGCGCGGTGCTCGACGCGCTGGGCGAGTCCAGCCTGCCGCTCTCGCGCCTGACGCTGCTCGCGTCGGCGCGCTCCGCCGGCACACGCCTCGAGCACGCCGGGGCCGAGCTGCCGGTGGCGGCGCCGGCCGAGGGCGCGTTCCGCGGCGTGGACGCCGCCATCTTCTGCGCGCCGGCCGCGGTGGCGCGGGAGTGGGCGCCGCGCGCCTGGGCGGAGGGCTGCGCGGTGGTGGACGCCTCGCCGGCGTTCCGGCTGGAGGCGGACGTGCCGCTGGTGGTGCCGGAGGTGAACGGCGCCGCGGTGGACGGCTTCCGCGCGCGCGGGGTGGTGGCGAGCCCGGGCGGCGCCGCGGCGGCGCTCTCGGTGGTGCTCGCGCCGCTGCACGCGGCCGCCGGGCTGGACCGGGTGGTGGCGACGCTGCTCGAGCCGGCGGCCTCCGCCGGCCATCGCGCCCTCCAGCAGCTCGAGCGCGAGGCGATGGATCTCATGAACGGGCGCGAGCCCGAGGCGGGCGTCGCGGTCCCGCACCGGCTGGCGTTCAACCTGGTCCCGCAGGTGGGCGCGTTCCTCGAGGACGGCCGCACCGACGCGGAGGACGGGCTCGCCACCGAGCTGCGCAAGGTGCTCGGCGCGCCCGGGCTGCGCGTCGCCGCCACCGCGCTGCGCGTGCCGGTGTTCTACGGGCAGGCGGCGGTGGTGACCGCGTCCACCGCGAGGGCGCTCCCCGCGGCCGCGGCCCGCGACCTGCTCCGCCGCTCGCCCGGCGTGAAGGTGCTCGACGCGCCCGCGGAGGGCGTCTACCCGATGCCCATGCTGGCGGTGAACGACGACGCGGTGCTGGTCGGGCGCCTCCGCGACGACCGCTCGCAGGAGCGCGGGCTCGAGCTGATGGTGGTGTCGGACGAGCTGCGCAAGGGCGCGGCCACCAACCTGGTGCAGATCCTGGAGCGGCTGGCCGCGCTGCTCTAG
- a CDS encoding TIGR01777 family oxidoreductase, with the protein MHVFLTGATGLIGRPVAAALLARGHAVTALTRSAARAGLPPAVRVVEGDPSAPGDWEEVLAGCDACVHLAGEPVEGRWTAAKKRRIRDSRVRSTERIAAVFRAGGPRVLVSGSAVGFYGARGDQVLDEGAGPGEGFLAEVSQAWEAAARPAEARARVVWLRTGIVLAREGGALPRLVQPFRLLAGGPLGRGDFWQPWIHLDDEVGLALLALEDARAAGPLNAAAPAPARNRDLAQAVGRVLHRPALLRTPELAIRLAVGEMAEVVLASQRVVPRRALELGYRFRFPDLDAALADLLAR; encoded by the coding sequence ATGCACGTCTTCCTCACCGGCGCCACCGGGCTCATCGGGCGGCCGGTCGCGGCGGCGCTGCTCGCCCGCGGCCACGCCGTCACCGCGCTCACCCGCTCCGCCGCGCGCGCGGGGCTGCCGCCCGCCGTGCGGGTGGTGGAGGGCGACCCGTCGGCGCCGGGCGACTGGGAGGAGGTGCTGGCCGGCTGCGACGCCTGCGTGCACCTCGCCGGCGAGCCGGTGGAGGGGCGCTGGACCGCCGCGAAGAAGCGGCGCATCCGCGACAGCCGGGTGCGCTCCACCGAGCGCATCGCCGCGGTGTTCCGGGCGGGCGGGCCGCGGGTGCTCGTGTCGGGGAGCGCGGTGGGCTTCTACGGCGCGCGCGGCGACCAGGTGCTCGACGAGGGCGCCGGGCCGGGGGAGGGGTTCCTCGCCGAGGTCAGCCAGGCCTGGGAGGCGGCGGCGCGGCCGGCCGAGGCGCGCGCGCGGGTCGTCTGGCTGCGCACCGGCATCGTGCTCGCGCGCGAGGGCGGGGCGCTGCCGCGGCTGGTGCAGCCGTTCCGGCTGCTCGCGGGCGGGCCGCTCGGGCGCGGCGACTTCTGGCAGCCCTGGATCCACCTCGACGACGAGGTCGGCCTCGCGCTCCTCGCGCTCGAGGACGCGCGCGCCGCCGGCCCGCTCAACGCCGCCGCGCCCGCGCCGGCGCGGAACCGCGACCTGGCGCAGGCGGTCGGGCGCGTCCTGCACCGGCCTGCGCTCCTGCGCACGCCCGAGCTCGCCATCCGGCTCGCGGTGGGCGAGATGGCCGAGGTGGTCCTGGCGAGCCAGCGGGTGGTGCCGCGCCGCGCGCTCGAGCTCGGCTACCGGTTCCGCTTCCCGGACCTGGACGCCGCGCTCGCGGATCTGCTCGCGCGGTAG
- a CDS encoding metalloprotease, which translates to MEPAVFRPAARAVLPSLLLGAVGGALVGLLAGIPPVLAALFGGAAAAVALGVRQVTGLRAVASEEGLRVLGREDGLDARWSDVRVGFGQSPRPVGPPQRYAILADARGRSFAFADLAGAPPCAPVRGLDGDDVEVTDLRDAALLLALVVQRAPAWFALPASLLAPPPQPVTEPGAAAAPARPGDRRASVGFLGVLAKLGGTVLKALKTANLGWAAASAAAYGVIFSWKFALALLLQLFVHEYGHVHAMRRTGMQVRGMYFVPFLGAVAVTEDAFTSRWQQAYVALSGPIWGSVFALVPAGLWLWTGQPIFAAVASWWAIINLFNLIPVSPLDGGRLMQALAYSFSSSLGLALTVLGLGGAVAVGSALGYGLVWLVALLGAMELMGEAQSRAGGRALRLLPERARFGPEHFRYLRAVVGPPLGSPSEPMWLRGLERLEKAARAAPMSPRQIAAWGIAYAALAGGLLALVHFMAHVPGANVAAQLLS; encoded by the coding sequence ATGGAACCCGCCGTCTTCCGTCCCGCCGCACGCGCCGTGCTCCCGTCCCTCCTGCTGGGCGCGGTGGGCGGCGCGCTCGTCGGCCTGCTCGCCGGCATCCCGCCCGTGCTCGCGGCGCTGTTCGGCGGCGCCGCCGCCGCGGTCGCGCTCGGCGTGCGCCAGGTCACCGGCCTGCGCGCGGTGGCGAGCGAGGAGGGCCTGCGCGTGCTCGGCCGCGAGGACGGCCTCGACGCCCGCTGGTCGGACGTGCGCGTCGGCTTCGGGCAGAGCCCGCGCCCGGTCGGCCCGCCGCAGCGCTACGCCATCCTGGCCGACGCGCGCGGCCGCTCGTTCGCGTTCGCCGATCTGGCCGGCGCGCCGCCCTGCGCGCCGGTGCGCGGCCTCGACGGCGACGACGTGGAGGTGACCGACCTCCGCGACGCGGCGCTGCTGCTCGCGCTCGTGGTCCAGCGGGCGCCGGCCTGGTTCGCCTTGCCCGCGAGCCTGCTCGCGCCGCCGCCGCAGCCCGTGACCGAGCCCGGCGCGGCCGCGGCGCCGGCGCGCCCCGGCGACCGCCGCGCCAGCGTCGGGTTCCTGGGGGTCCTCGCGAAGCTGGGCGGCACGGTGCTGAAGGCGCTCAAGACCGCCAACCTCGGCTGGGCGGCCGCGTCGGCCGCGGCGTACGGCGTCATCTTCTCCTGGAAGTTCGCGCTCGCGCTCCTGCTGCAGCTCTTCGTGCACGAGTACGGCCACGTCCACGCGATGCGCCGCACCGGGATGCAGGTGCGCGGCATGTACTTCGTGCCGTTCCTCGGCGCGGTGGCGGTCACCGAGGACGCGTTCACCTCGCGCTGGCAGCAGGCCTACGTGGCGCTCTCCGGGCCGATCTGGGGCTCCGTGTTCGCGCTGGTGCCGGCGGGGCTGTGGCTGTGGACGGGCCAGCCCATCTTCGCCGCGGTCGCGTCCTGGTGGGCGATCATCAACCTGTTCAACCTCATCCCGGTGTCGCCGCTCGATGGCGGCCGGCTCATGCAGGCGCTCGCGTACTCGTTCTCGTCCTCGCTCGGCCTCGCGCTCACCGTGCTCGGCCTGGGCGGCGCGGTGGCGGTCGGGAGCGCGCTCGGCTACGGGCTGGTGTGGCTGGTGGCGCTGCTCGGCGCGATGGAGCTGATGGGCGAGGCGCAGTCGCGCGCCGGCGGCCGGGCGCTGCGGCTCCTCCCCGAGCGCGCGCGCTTCGGGCCGGAGCACTTCCGCTACCTGCGCGCGGTGGTCGGGCCGCCGCTCGGCTCGCCCTCCGAGCCCATGTGGCTGCGCGGCCTGGAGCGGCTCGAGAAGGCGGCACGCGCCGCCCCCATGTCGCCGCGGCAGATCGCCGCGTGGGGGATCGCCTACGCGGCCCTCGCCGGCGGGCTCCTCGCGCTCGTGCACTTCATGGCGCACGTCCCGGGCGCGAACGTGGCGGCGCAGCTGCTGAGTTGA
- the tsaB gene encoding tRNA (adenosine(37)-N6)-threonylcarbamoyltransferase complex dimerization subunit type 1 TsaB: MLVAALDTATLTLSCALVDLDPAGGPVRVRCERTEHAATKPAPGRTGGHGARLPSALTDLLTAEGLTLPDVEGYAIGIGPGSFTGLRIGLATWKGLAYASRRPIAGASSLAALALGAAPAAPDGALLVPLLDAKKGEVYAGFYRVAGGAVEAVAPDAALAPGALLERLATLPGGADALALGEGLAAYAEMLEGRLARLAGAPVAPPAGAVAALAAPALRSRPYDAQALFALEPHYVRASEAELKFPHGLGPGAQRP; encoded by the coding sequence GTGCTCGTCGCCGCCCTCGACACCGCCACCCTCACGCTGTCCTGCGCCCTCGTCGACCTCGACCCGGCCGGCGGGCCGGTGCGCGTCCGCTGCGAGCGCACCGAGCACGCCGCGACGAAGCCCGCGCCGGGCCGGACCGGCGGCCACGGCGCGCGGCTCCCCTCGGCGCTCACCGACCTGCTCACCGCCGAGGGGCTGACGCTGCCCGACGTCGAGGGCTACGCGATCGGCATCGGCCCCGGCTCGTTCACCGGCCTGCGCATCGGCCTCGCCACGTGGAAGGGGCTCGCCTACGCGAGCCGGCGGCCCATCGCCGGCGCGTCCAGCCTCGCGGCGCTCGCGCTCGGCGCGGCCCCCGCGGCGCCGGACGGCGCGCTGCTCGTGCCGCTGCTCGACGCGAAGAAGGGCGAGGTTTACGCCGGCTTCTACCGGGTCGCGGGCGGCGCGGTGGAGGCGGTGGCGCCGGACGCCGCGCTCGCCCCCGGCGCGCTCCTCGAGCGGCTCGCGACGCTGCCCGGCGGCGCGGACGCGCTCGCGCTCGGCGAGGGGCTCGCCGCGTACGCGGAGATGCTGGAGGGCCGCCTGGCCCGCCTCGCCGGCGCCCCGGTCGCCCCGCCCGCGGGCGCCGTCGCGGCGCTCGCCGCCCCCGCGCTCCGCTCCCGCCCGTACGACGCGCAGGCGCTGTTCGCGCTCGAGCCGCACTACGTCCGCGCCAGCGAGGCGGAGCTCAAGTTTCCCCACGGCCTCGGGCCGGGCGCGCAGCGGCCTTGA